A window of Syntrophobacterales bacterium genomic DNA:
TGGATGGCCTTCCTGCTGCTTTTCTGCGTTGTTTCCCTTGTCGTTGAACTGTATAATTTTATTTGTCTGGCAGTTCAAAGCAGATTCAACCGGGATATAGGCAATTTTATTCCAACTGCCGGCATGCGTTTTGTAATCCCTGCCGTGCTCTCAGTTATCCTGGTAATTTACGGTTCCTTTGAGGCGCGCAGTCTCCGGACAGAATTTTTGCTTATCCATTCCGGGAAGGTACCAAAGGAAATTGGCCGAATACGGATACTCCAGATTTCCGACGTACATATTGTCGGGGCGGTTGGGAATAAATATGTTCCCGGGATCATTCGCGCCGTTCGGGAGGCAGCCCCGGACGTTATCATTTCTACAGGCGATCTTGTGGACGGCAGGGGCGCGTATATTAATGAAGCTGCCCGCAAATTCAACGAAATTGTGCCAAAATGGGGAAAATTCGCTATTACAGGCAACCATGAGTTTTATCTTGGCATTGATAAGGCGCTGGAATTTATGAATGAGGCCGGATTTATTCCTTTGCGCAGCAGGGTGGCAACGATCGCCGGAGCGGCGGATTTGGTCGGGATTGATGACCACGGCGGCGTCATGAAGGGCAGGGGGGGTATTTCTGACCGGGATATCCTTGCCCAGGCAAACCAAAACCATTTCCGGGTTTTTCTAAAACACCGGCCTGAGGTTGAAAAAAACGCCGTCGGATTTTTTGATCTTCAACTTTCCGGGCATACTCACGGAGGGCAGCTGTTTCTCTTCAATCTGCTTACAAAACTTGCCTTTCCTTACCACGTCGGCAATTACGATCTTTCCGGGGGATCGCTGCTGCACGTCAGCAGAGGGGCCGGTGTCTGGGGCCCGCCCGTTCGCCTGTTGGCCCCGCCTGAGATCACGGTTATAGATCTGGTATCCCAGTAGAATGTCGGCAACTGGTGCGGCGAAAATCATGATTTTATGTTTTTTACGTTGACTTCTTTTCAATATCGCCTTATTTTCCACCTCAGACGCCGTCAGAATAGATTGTAAGGAGGCGTATTTTTT
This region includes:
- a CDS encoding metallophosphoesterase, which codes for MGGGAGAIIVLLLAAGFSAPFIIRLGERRGYDFFARFISIIGYYWMAFLLLFCVVSLVVELYNFICLAVQSRFNRDIGNFIPTAGMRFVIPAVLSVILVIYGSFEARSLRTEFLLIHSGKVPKEIGRIRILQISDVHIVGAVGNKYVPGIIRAVREAAPDVIISTGDLVDGRGAYINEAARKFNEIVPKWGKFAITGNHEFYLGIDKALEFMNEAGFIPLRSRVATIAGAADLVGIDDHGGVMKGRGGISDRDILAQANQNHFRVFLKHRPEVEKNAVGFFDLQLSGHTHGGQLFLFNLLTKLAFPYHVGNYDLSGGSLLHVSRGAGVWGPPVRLLAPPEITVIDLVSQ